One genomic window of Cellulophaga sp. Hel_I_12 includes the following:
- a CDS encoding N-acetyl sugar amidotransferase, translated as MSNTEFQICTNCVMDTTDSKITFDNKGVCDHCNTYYNDILPKWHTDERGDKALREIVAKIKEEGKGKDFDCLMGMSGGIDSSYLLYMMKEKYGLRPLVFHVDAGWNSQIAVNNIERLVDGLGLDLFTEVINWEEIKDLQLAYFKSGVPHIDTPQDHAFFATMYKFASKHNIKHILTGGNYSTECVRNPLEWMYYQSDAIQLRDIYKQHGTGKLKDYPVTNILWHKVYLPYFKGIKLIRPLDYIPYHKDEAMQELVDKFGYQKYPQKHFESRFTRFYEAYWLPEKFGYDTRKVQFSSLILTGQMTREDALEELKKPAYDPETVKQDFEFVANKLGIAVDELQSYLDAPNKTYKDYKSQENIYNIGAKVMRLFGLEKGGKR; from the coding sequence ATGAGCAATACAGAATTCCAAATATGCACTAATTGTGTCATGGATACTACAGATTCAAAAATTACTTTTGATAACAAAGGGGTTTGTGATCATTGTAACACCTATTACAATGATATTCTTCCTAAATGGCATACTGACGAAAGAGGCGACAAGGCTTTAAGAGAAATAGTAGCTAAAATTAAAGAAGAAGGGAAAGGGAAAGATTTTGATTGTTTAATGGGTATGAGTGGAGGTATTGATAGCTCCTACCTTCTGTACATGATGAAAGAAAAATATGGCCTACGACCTTTAGTTTTTCATGTTGATGCAGGTTGGAACTCTCAAATAGCGGTTAATAATATTGAACGCTTAGTAGATGGATTGGGCTTAGACTTATTTACTGAAGTAATTAATTGGGAAGAAATTAAAGATTTACAATTAGCTTATTTTAAATCTGGAGTTCCCCATATCGATACACCACAAGATCATGCTTTTTTTGCCACAATGTATAAATTTGCTTCTAAGCACAATATAAAGCATATTCTTACAGGAGGTAATTACTCGACGGAATGTGTTAGAAATCCTCTAGAATGGATGTATTATCAATCAGACGCTATTCAACTAAGAGATATATATAAGCAACATGGTACAGGAAAACTTAAAGACTACCCCGTTACCAATATTTTGTGGCATAAGGTTTATTTACCATATTTTAAAGGGATTAAATTGATAAGACCTCTTGATTACATACCTTATCATAAAGACGAAGCCATGCAGGAATTAGTTGATAAATTTGGCTACCAAAAATACCCGCAAAAACATTTTGAATCTCGATTTACTAGATTTTATGAAGCCTATTGGCTACCAGAAAAATTTGGATATGACACTCGTAAGGTGCAATTTTCGAGTTTAATATTAACAGGACAAATGACTAGGGAAGATGCTTTAGAAGAGTTAAAAAAACCAGCTTACGATCCTGAAACAGTAAAACAAGATTTTGAATTTGTAGCAAATAAATTGGGTATCGCTGTAGATGAACTACAAAGCTACTTAGATGCTCCAAACAAAACCTATAAAGATTACAAATCTCAGGAAAATATTTATAATATTGGGGCAAAGGTTATGCGCTTATTTGGTCTTGAAAAAGGAGGAAAAAGATGA
- a CDS encoding MraY family glycosyltransferase: MDDPNHRSSHVGKTPTLGGVSFFYTLIFALFFIKDWSSFQEGIYIIPGLTILFIVGLKDDLVVLSPLSKLIAQAIAVSFILSNEGFIIHSLNGFLNIHEIPYFLYLGIAGFMMITIINSYNLIDGIDGLASIVGIVILMIYTTIFYLSGEHYYALIGLTLNASLMAFLGYNVSTDRKIFMGDTGSLIVGFIISVLTLKFLALKPQDYTELPFLLENAPLIAISILIVPLFDTARVFAIRLSQKKGPFSPDRNHTHHVLIDYWGLSHKQASFIIGCFNLIFVMLFIVLGSTAKNIGMVIMLVTVVIILGYVFFRYNYNFSTLKQKIKIKRKVDHLKTKIESPKKKKNRKNEQK, encoded by the coding sequence ATGGACGACCCCAATCATCGAAGTTCTCACGTAGGAAAGACCCCTACCTTGGGAGGAGTTTCATTTTTTTACACCCTAATTTTTGCCTTATTTTTCATAAAAGATTGGAGTAGTTTTCAAGAAGGCATCTACATTATTCCTGGACTAACCATTTTGTTTATAGTAGGCTTAAAAGACGATTTAGTAGTGCTTTCCCCACTATCAAAATTAATCGCTCAAGCTATAGCCGTCTCATTTATCTTATCAAATGAAGGTTTTATCATTCATTCCTTAAATGGATTTTTAAATATTCATGAAATTCCGTACTTTTTGTATTTGGGTATCGCGGGTTTTATGATGATTACTATTATTAATTCTTATAATTTAATCGATGGTATCGACGGATTAGCCTCCATTGTCGGAATTGTAATCTTAATGATATATACCACAATTTTTTATTTATCAGGAGAGCATTATTATGCATTAATAGGGCTGACTTTAAATGCCAGTCTTATGGCGTTTTTAGGATATAATGTATCTACTGACAGAAAAATTTTTATGGGAGATACGGGTTCATTAATTGTCGGGTTTATCATAAGCGTTTTAACCCTAAAATTTCTGGCGCTTAAACCTCAAGATTATACGGAACTCCCTTTTTTATTAGAAAATGCTCCTCTTATTGCCATAAGTATCCTAATTGTTCCTTTATTTGATACGGCAAGAGTGTTTGCGATACGCTTATCCCAAAAAAAAGGCCCATTTTCTCCTGATAGAAATCATACACACCATGTTTTAATTGATTATTGGGGGTTATCTCATAAACAGGCAAGTTTTATTATTGGATGCTTTAATTTAATCTTTGTCATGCTTTTTATTGTTTTAGGCAGTACTGCAAAAAACATTGGAATGGTGATCATGTTAGTGACAGTTGTTATTATTCTTGGCTATGTTTTTTTTAGATACAACTATAATTTTTCTACGCTAAAGCAAAAAATAAAAATAAAAAGAAAGGTAGATCATCTTAAAACTAAAATTGAAAGTCCAAAAAAGAAAAAAAATCGAAAAAACGAACAGAAATGA
- a CDS encoding alginate lyase family protein — MDSYRLNLLLNTVKHLKIKQIRFQLYYKIRNKLFKKKYHNSLKHSPLPLNWGPVFLNENSFLVDRFSFLNLEHNFHGLIDWNYADYGKLWTYNLNYFDFLNQKTLSVDQGLKLINDYIENDTLKDGLEPYPISLRGINWIKFLSINKISETRIDQALYNDYYRLFDNLEYHLLGNHLLENGFSLLFGSYYFKDEKLYHKAQKILFTELKEQILEDGGHFELSPMYHQILLYRLLDSLNLLKNNQWLSNELLVFLEEKAESMLSWLQMVTYKNGNIPMVNDSTYDIAPKSDQLFEYAKKLDLKWTETKLSDSGYRKFKTDSYELFMDVGNIGPDYQPGHAHSDTLSFELYVKQQPIIVDPGISTYEKNEKRLRERQTAYHNTVKINHQEQSKVWDGFRVAHRAKITTLTEKDNVVSATHNGYKKLGILHTRNFIGNLNTIEITDIFSKKIDNNQVAYFHFHPDIVSIEVIENNSVLINHSIVIQFESEIIKIIKTKYDYCKGFNKTDKAEKLEVYFDQELITKIFLKE, encoded by the coding sequence ATGGATAGCTATAGACTAAACTTACTATTAAACACCGTAAAACATCTAAAAATTAAGCAAATTCGCTTTCAACTGTACTATAAGATTCGAAATAAATTATTTAAAAAAAAATATCATAATTCTTTAAAGCATAGTCCCCTACCTTTAAATTGGGGTCCTGTATTTTTAAATGAAAATAGTTTTTTAGTTGATCGTTTTTCATTTCTCAACCTTGAACATAATTTTCATGGCCTTATAGACTGGAACTATGCTGACTATGGAAAACTTTGGACCTATAATCTCAATTATTTTGATTTTTTAAATCAAAAAACCTTAAGTGTAGATCAAGGTTTAAAATTAATTAACGACTACATTGAAAATGATACGCTAAAAGATGGTCTAGAGCCTTATCCAATATCTTTAAGAGGTATTAACTGGATCAAATTTTTATCCATAAACAAAATATCAGAAACGAGAATTGATCAAGCATTGTATAATGATTATTATAGACTATTTGATAATTTAGAATATCACTTGTTAGGAAATCATTTATTAGAAAATGGATTTTCCCTATTATTTGGATCCTATTATTTTAAGGATGAAAAGCTCTATCATAAAGCACAAAAAATTTTATTTACAGAACTAAAAGAGCAGATTTTAGAGGATGGGGGACATTTTGAACTGTCACCCATGTACCATCAAATACTTTTATACAGACTTTTAGACAGTCTTAATCTCTTAAAAAATAATCAATGGCTCTCTAATGAACTATTAGTTTTTTTAGAAGAGAAAGCTGAAAGTATGCTTTCTTGGCTCCAAATGGTTACCTATAAAAACGGGAATATACCAATGGTTAATGATAGTACCTACGATATAGCTCCTAAATCAGATCAATTATTTGAATATGCAAAAAAATTAGACCTAAAATGGACTGAAACGAAATTGTCAGACTCAGGGTATAGAAAGTTTAAAACAGATTCATACGAACTTTTTATGGATGTAGGTAATATTGGCCCTGATTATCAGCCCGGTCACGCGCATTCAGATACCTTGAGCTTTGAGCTGTACGTAAAACAACAACCTATAATTGTTGATCCTGGAATTTCTACTTATGAAAAAAATGAAAAGCGTTTACGAGAACGTCAAACAGCATATCATAATACAGTAAAAATTAATCATCAAGAACAAAGCAAAGTTTGGGATGGCTTTAGAGTAGCACATAGAGCTAAAATTACCACATTAACAGAAAAAGACAACGTAGTGTCTGCTACCCATAATGGATATAAAAAATTAGGGATATTACATACTCGAAATTTCATTGGAAATTTAAATACTATAGAAATAACAGATATTTTTTCTAAAAAAATAGATAATAACCAAGTAGCTTATTTTCATTTTCACCCAGATATTGTTTCCATAGAGGTTATTGAAAACAATAGCGTTTTGATTAATCATAGTATTGTAATACAATTTGAAAGTGAAATTATAAAAATTATAAAAACTAAATATGACTATTGTAAGGGCTTTAATAAAACTGATAAGGCAGAAAAATTAGAGGTATATTTTGATCAAGAGCTTATTACAAAAATTTTTCTAAAGGAGTAA
- a CDS encoding bi-domain-containing oxidoreductase, giving the protein MKQIIQDLKNGETILEEIPVPMTKSGCVLIKTTRSLVSLGTEKMMVEFGKANFIQKARQQPDKVKMVLDKVKTDGFKPTMDAVFNKLNQPLPLGYCNVGEVVGVGNGVTEFAIGDRVVSNGNHAEYVNIPKNLVAKIPDNVTDEEATFTVIGAIGLQGIRLLNPTFGETIVVVGLGLIGLVTAELLLANGCNVVGFDYDAEKVKIANEKGIVAINPGEGTDQVKFIESFTNGIGADGVIITASNKSNEIISQSANMCRKRGRIILVGVIGLDISRADFYEKEISFQVSCSYGPGRYDDNYEKKGNDYPIGYVRWTEKRNFEAILNAISRGTLKVKPLITERIALNDYQKIYGDMKNSRSIASILEYNSTVAPISTVTIASKNFKGKKGVIGIIGAGNFTSSTILPNLKKISAEVKYIASSGGLTSTIMAKRHNIANSTSDYHEILKDQDVDLVFITTQHNMHAAMVLETIKAKKSVFVEKPLALTNTELKEIVTQYQNENVTISVGFNRRFAPLAKKMKSLMGNGNTPINIVATMNAGFIPADVWVHDMQVGGGRIIGEACHFIDLCTYFTGSKVISVCMNALGVNPQENTDNASILLKYENGSNAVINYFSNGSKAYSKERVEIYSQERTMVLDNWRKLKTYGFKGSSKVTSKQDKGHFNQFIELIQQQQKGGEAIIPFFEIVNTTKASFAAIASLKQGKWIAID; this is encoded by the coding sequence ATGAAACAAATTATACAAGACCTTAAAAACGGAGAAACCATATTAGAAGAAATTCCTGTTCCAATGACAAAATCGGGATGCGTACTTATAAAAACTACAAGATCATTGGTTTCTTTAGGTACCGAAAAAATGATGGTTGAATTTGGAAAAGCAAATTTTATTCAAAAAGCACGTCAACAGCCAGATAAGGTAAAAATGGTTTTAGACAAAGTAAAAACAGATGGTTTTAAACCAACTATGGATGCTGTTTTTAATAAATTAAACCAACCTTTACCCTTAGGGTATTGTAATGTCGGGGAGGTAGTTGGCGTTGGTAATGGTGTAACCGAATTCGCCATTGGCGACCGTGTTGTGTCAAATGGTAATCATGCAGAATATGTAAATATTCCTAAGAATTTAGTGGCTAAAATTCCAGATAATGTCACCGATGAAGAAGCGACATTTACCGTAATTGGTGCTATAGGACTGCAAGGTATTCGACTATTAAACCCTACTTTCGGCGAAACAATTGTTGTTGTTGGGCTTGGTTTAATAGGCCTAGTTACAGCAGAATTATTACTTGCAAATGGTTGTAATGTAGTAGGCTTCGATTATGATGCTGAAAAAGTAAAAATCGCAAACGAAAAAGGAATTGTAGCTATAAACCCAGGCGAAGGTACGGACCAAGTTAAATTTATTGAATCGTTTACCAATGGCATTGGCGCTGATGGTGTTATTATTACGGCATCGAATAAAAGTAACGAAATTATTTCTCAGTCTGCTAATATGTGCAGAAAACGCGGCAGGATAATATTAGTTGGTGTTATAGGTTTAGATATTAGTAGAGCCGATTTTTATGAAAAAGAAATCTCTTTTCAAGTTTCTTGCTCCTATGGACCAGGAAGATATGATGACAATTATGAAAAGAAAGGAAACGATTACCCAATTGGATATGTTAGGTGGACAGAAAAAAGAAATTTTGAAGCCATTTTAAATGCTATTTCAAGAGGAACTCTAAAGGTGAAGCCTTTAATTACAGAACGCATTGCCCTAAATGATTATCAAAAAATTTATGGGGATATGAAAAACTCAAGATCTATAGCCTCTATTCTTGAGTATAATAGTACTGTCGCACCAATATCAACTGTTACAATTGCTTCTAAAAACTTTAAAGGAAAAAAGGGGGTTATAGGCATCATTGGTGCTGGTAATTTTACCAGTTCAACAATTTTACCCAATCTTAAGAAAATTAGCGCTGAGGTAAAATATATTGCAAGCTCCGGAGGGTTAACGTCCACCATTATGGCTAAGCGTCATAATATCGCGAATTCTACATCCGATTATCATGAAATTTTAAAAGATCAAGATGTTGATTTAGTATTCATAACTACACAACATAATATGCACGCTGCAATGGTTTTAGAAACCATAAAGGCTAAAAAAAGTGTTTTTGTTGAAAAACCACTTGCCCTTACAAATACTGAACTCAAAGAAATTGTCACTCAATACCAAAACGAAAATGTAACCATTTCAGTAGGGTTCAACAGACGTTTTGCGCCTTTGGCAAAAAAAATGAAAAGTTTAATGGGCAATGGTAATACGCCAATAAACATTGTAGCGACTATGAATGCTGGTTTTATTCCCGCAGATGTTTGGGTCCATGATATGCAAGTAGGTGGTGGGAGAATTATTGGAGAAGCATGCCATTTTATAGATTTATGCACCTATTTTACAGGGAGTAAAGTAATTTCGGTGTGTATGAACGCCTTAGGTGTAAATCCTCAAGAAAATACAGATAATGCAAGCATTCTTCTTAAATATGAAAATGGATCAAACGCTGTAATTAATTATTTCTCTAATGGTAGTAAAGCATATTCTAAAGAGAGGGTCGAAATTTATTCGCAAGAACGCACTATGGTGCTGGATAATTGGAGAAAATTAAAAACTTATGGATTTAAAGGAAGTTCAAAAGTAACTTCTAAACAAGATAAAGGTCACTTTAATCAATTTATAGAACTAATTCAACAACAACAAAAGGGTGGAGAAGCTATTATTCCATTCTTTGAAATCGTGAACACTACCAAAGCCTCTTTTGCTGCTATTGCATCACTTAAACAAGGGAAATGGATAGCTATAGACTAA
- a CDS encoding AglZ/HisF2 family acetamidino modification protein, translated as MLRSRIIPCLLVRNKGLVKTVQFKDSKYVGDPINAVKIFNEKEVDELIVLDIDATKEGREPDFMMIKNLANESRMPLCYGGGVKTVEHARKIIHLGAEKVALSSAVIENPNLVVEIAKAVGVQSVIIVLDVRKKGLLGKYQVYTHNGTKATGKDPKELAIQFEKLGVGEIVINAIDQDGMMKGYDLKLLEIIRKAIHLPLTILGGASGLDEIKQIVDKYKVIGLAAGSIFVFKGKYKAVLINYPNAEEKKKLTF; from the coding sequence ATGTTGAGATCTCGAATAATCCCTTGTTTATTGGTTAGAAATAAAGGTTTAGTAAAAACTGTACAGTTTAAAGATTCCAAATATGTTGGAGACCCGATTAACGCGGTTAAAATTTTTAACGAAAAAGAAGTAGACGAATTAATAGTTTTAGACATCGATGCTACTAAGGAAGGACGTGAACCTGACTTTATGATGATTAAAAATTTAGCAAATGAATCTAGAATGCCACTATGCTACGGAGGAGGAGTCAAAACCGTAGAACATGCAAGAAAAATAATTCATCTAGGTGCAGAAAAAGTGGCATTGAGTTCTGCGGTTATTGAAAATCCTAACTTGGTAGTCGAAATAGCCAAAGCAGTAGGAGTTCAAAGTGTTATTATTGTTTTAGATGTTAGAAAGAAAGGCTTATTAGGTAAATATCAAGTATATACGCACAACGGTACTAAAGCAACTGGCAAAGATCCAAAAGAACTTGCAATTCAATTTGAAAAATTAGGTGTTGGTGAAATTGTTATAAATGCTATTGATCAAGATGGTATGATGAAGGGGTACGACTTAAAACTATTAGAAATAATTAGAAAGGCAATTCATCTTCCTTTAACCATTTTAGGTGGCGCAAGCGGTTTAGACGAAATTAAGCAAATTGTAGATAAGTACAAGGTTATTGGCCTTGCCGCCGGTAGTATATTCGTTTTTAAAGGAAAATATAAGGCTGTATTAATTAATTATCCGAACGCAGAAGAAAAGAAAAAATTGACATTTTAG
- the hisH gene encoding imidazole glycerol phosphate synthase subunit HisH: MMTIVNYGSGNIQAILNIYKQLNIDCFVANAPDQLAEATKLILPGVGAFDETMQQLVNSGFKKELDRLVLQEKIPVIGICVGMQILANKSEEGELPGLGYIDGEVKKFDSTKFTQKPYLPHLGWNTINPTNAHKIFENIDFQTGFYFLHSYYFSCKNSDDILSRTNYGEDFSSAIYNENVFGMQFHPEKSHSNGIQLFKNFANL; this comes from the coding sequence ATGATGACAATTGTTAATTATGGATCAGGGAACATCCAAGCCATATTAAACATCTACAAACAACTAAATATTGATTGTTTTGTTGCTAACGCTCCAGACCAATTGGCTGAAGCCACTAAATTGATTTTACCCGGTGTCGGTGCCTTTGATGAAACTATGCAACAATTAGTAAATTCAGGCTTTAAGAAAGAATTAGATAGGTTGGTGTTACAAGAAAAAATTCCAGTAATTGGTATCTGTGTAGGCATGCAAATTCTCGCCAATAAAAGCGAAGAAGGTGAATTACCGGGCTTAGGTTATATTGATGGTGAAGTGAAAAAATTTGACAGCACAAAGTTCACCCAAAAACCATATTTACCTCATTTAGGATGGAATACTATAAATCCTACTAATGCGCATAAAATATTTGAAAACATAGATTTTCAAACCGGTTTTTATTTTTTACACTCGTACTATTTTTCTTGTAAAAATAGCGATGATATCCTTTCAAGAACCAATTATGGTGAAGATTTCTCATCAGCAATATATAATGAAAATGTTTTTGGGATGCAATTTCATCCTGAAAAAAGCCATAGCAATGGCATTCAATTATTTAAAAACTTTGCTAATTTATAA
- a CDS encoding glycosyltransferase family 4 protein yields MKLLFLTDNFPPEVNAPATRTYEHCREWVKQGVEVTVITCVPNFPKGKVFDGYKNKIFQKEIIDGIKVIRVWTYITANEGFLKRILDYLSFMISSFIAGLFVKTDVIIATSPQFFTAISGRWLSFWKRKKWIMEVRDLWPESIKAVGAMKTNPAIRFFELLENRMYKSANKIIVVTDSFKEVLIKKNNIDSSKISIIKNGVNTSLFQPIQKDVHLIQDLGLHEKFIIGYIGTHGMAHGLDFILECAKDISDKDIHFLFLGEGAKKQELLTQKENLKLDNITMLASVTKEEVAKYISIIDIGLVNLKKSDTFKSVLPSKIFELCGMHKPILLGVEGEAKKLVDEYQVGLTFEPENKKDFLEKIKLSKKLKITSDNFNRLITDFDRIKLSKKMLEFVKQ; encoded by the coding sequence ATGAAACTACTATTTTTAACTGATAATTTCCCGCCAGAAGTTAATGCACCCGCAACAAGAACTTATGAACATTGCAGAGAGTGGGTAAAACAAGGTGTTGAGGTGACTGTTATTACTTGTGTACCTAATTTCCCGAAGGGCAAAGTTTTTGATGGTTATAAGAACAAAATTTTTCAAAAAGAAATTATTGATGGAATAAAAGTGATCAGAGTTTGGACGTACATCACTGCGAATGAAGGCTTCTTAAAACGTATTCTAGATTACCTAAGTTTTATGATTAGTTCTTTTATTGCTGGATTATTCGTTAAAACAGATGTAATAATTGCGACCTCTCCACAATTTTTTACGGCAATTTCAGGGAGATGGCTTTCGTTTTGGAAAAGAAAAAAATGGATAATGGAAGTTCGTGACTTATGGCCAGAGTCTATTAAAGCTGTAGGTGCCATGAAAACAAACCCTGCCATACGCTTTTTTGAATTACTCGAAAATCGAATGTATAAAAGTGCTAATAAAATTATAGTAGTTACGGACTCATTCAAAGAGGTTCTAATTAAGAAAAATAACATTGATTCTTCCAAAATATCCATTATTAAAAACGGCGTAAATACATCCCTTTTTCAACCTATACAAAAAGATGTACATTTAATTCAAGACTTAGGTTTACATGAAAAATTTATAATTGGTTATATAGGTACGCATGGGATGGCCCATGGTTTAGATTTTATTTTAGAATGTGCTAAAGACATTTCAGATAAAGATATTCATTTTCTATTTTTAGGAGAAGGTGCCAAAAAACAAGAGTTATTAACCCAAAAAGAAAACTTAAAATTAGATAATATCACCATGTTAGCTTCCGTGACAAAAGAAGAGGTAGCTAAGTATATATCAATTATAGATATCGGTTTGGTAAACTTAAAGAAATCAGATACTTTTAAAAGTGTATTACCATCAAAAATATTTGAACTTTGTGGGATGCATAAACCTATACTTTTAGGTGTTGAAGGTGAAGCAAAAAAATTAGTTGATGAATACCAAGTAGGCCTAACTTTTGAGCCAGAAAATAAAAAAGATTTTCTCGAAAAGATTAAACTTTCAAAAAAATTAAAAATAACAAGTGATAATTTTAATCGCTTGATAACAGATTTTGATCGTATAAAATTAAGTAAAAAGATGCTCGAGTTTGTCAAGCAATAA